In Plodia interpunctella isolate USDA-ARS_2022_Savannah chromosome 1, ilPloInte3.2, whole genome shotgun sequence, one DNA window encodes the following:
- the Cog4 gene encoding conserved oligomeric Golgi complex subunit 4 encodes MSLTLLLEKYDVSTEEGLQKALSEIEKEETEVDEALSGVLTRACSLEGRLRTASQAYAKLGVVKADAQVAADMVEKTAVLASDVSAKVRQLDLARSRVAECQRRVHDLIDLQLCSVGVEAAIKAHDYETAAMHVSRFLSMDPESVRAAHERGHTVAPDLQRALAAAAHTLRGHLINKFEEAAKKEDDAAVERLFKLFPQIGRAEEGVDLLAKYVAHQLDTSTRRLSVEAGAGAHAQALSGALEGGARALERVRRALPAAALLLRAVSIIQPVVCNGASRVCSALRTSKLDVLSPTGSKRNAIAAEPVLLELALALNRIRLYFDFLRRKIEADASELDESGQKAASEQIEKIIANCDLTRTAQDLLGQYLALERFFLEESVSKALKLAVPSAGAGSSLVDDVFFLARKVIRRSISTGTVDGACAVLNETSALLERECASALRRWLRTAPPDTLPFPSPPDCQNIGDLNPALALATRLNRDLEAQRALFLAHMNEAESGGEWSERLASEAAGEAAALCRSERELDKLQSCAAGLAAAAAAFRAAHDLALAALLAALKPKVVAWAEYIADPGLDIGEAEEECDAGALPLALETLSDAARQALSSTSSERLLTAVVVDVATRAEDRILYHHYNKSGGLLVERRARRLAAWAGGGAGGARERCARLAAAAALLALDRAHHAVSSARLTPHQARDFLIRRTDFKIEDIKRLKL; translated from the exons atgtcgcTTACATTGCTCTTGGAGAAATATGATGTCTCTACAGAAGAAGGTCTACAAAAAGCCTTAtcagaaatagaaaaagaagAG ACGGAAGTCGATGAAGCTCTATCGGGCGTTTTGACTCGCGCCTGTTCGCTGGAAGGCAGACTGAGGACTGCCAGTCAGGCGTACGCGAAGCTGGGAGTAGTGAAGGCTGACGCTCAGGTCGCGGCTGACATGGTGGAGAAGACTGCTGTACTAGCAAGTGATGTCAGTGCTAAAGTTCGACAACTTGATCTAGCCAGA tcCCGTGTAGCAGAGTGTCAGCGGCGGGTGCATGATCTGATAGACCTGCAGCTGTGCAGTGTGGGTGTAGAAGCAGCGATCAAAGCCCATGATTATGAGACAG CGGCAATGCACGTGTCGCGGTTCCTAAGCATGGACCCAGAGTCTGTGCGCGCGGCGCACGAGCGCGGCCACACTGTCGCGCCCGACCTGCAGCGCGCGCTCGCCGCCGCCGCACACACGCTGCGCGGACATCTCATTAACAA ATTCGAAGAAGCGGCTAAAAAAGAGGATGATGCGGCCGTGGAGCGCCTCTTCAAGTTGTTCCCCCAGATCGGGCGAGCGGAGGAGGGCGTTGACCTCTTGGCTAAATACGTAGCTCATCAG CTAGACACAAGCACCCGGCGGCTGAGCGTGGaggcgggcgcgggcgcgcaCGCGCAGGCGCTGAGCGGCGCGCTGGagggcggcgcgcgcgcgctcgaGCGCGTGCGCCGCGCGCTGCCCGCGGCTGCGCTGCTGCTGCGCGCTGTGTCTATCATACAGCCAGTG gTATGCAATGGGGCATCGAGAGTGTGCTCCGCTCTCCGCACTTCAAAACTGGATGTCCTCAGTCCCACAGGGTCCAAGAGGAATGCCATTGCAGCGGAACCAGTGTTGTTGGAGTTGGCGCTGGCTTTGAACAGAATCCGACTTTATTTCGACTTCTTGAGGAGGAAAATTGAG GCTGACGCATCAGAGTTGGACGAATCCGGTCAGAAAGCGGCGTCGGAGCAGATTGAAAAGATCATAGCAAATTGCGACCTTACAAGGACTGCGCAAGATCTGTTGGGCCAATACTTGGCTTTGGAGAG GTTCTTCTTGGAGGAGAGCGTCAGTAAAGCGCTCAAACTGGCCGTCCCGagcgccggcgccggctcCAGCCTCGTGGACGACGTCTTCTTCCTCGCCAGGAAGGTGATCAG GCGAAGTATATCAACGGGCACTGTGGACGGCGCGTGCGCAGTTCTCAATGAAACGAGCGCTTTGCTAGAAAGAGAATGTGCGTCTGCCCTAAGGAGATGGCTTCGGACCGCCCCGCCCGATACCTTACCATTCCCGTCGCCCCCTGACTGCCAGAACATTGGAGATTTGAATCCTGCTTTGGCTCTGGCTACAAGATTGAACAGGGACTTGGAAGCCCAACGAGCTTTGTTTTTG GCGCACATGAACGAGGCGGAGTCTGGCGGCGAGTGGTCGGAGCGGctcgcgagcgaagccgcgggcgagGCGGCGGCGCTGTGTCGCTCCGAGCGGGAGCTGGACAAGCTGCAGTCCTGCGCCGCTG GTCTAGCAGCAGCGGCGGCCGCGTTCCGCGCCGCCCACGACCTGGCGCTGGCGGCGCTGCTCGCCGCTCTCAAGCCCAAAGTCGTGGCGTGGGCCGAGTACATAGCTGACCCGGGACTTGATATCG GCGAAGCCGAAGAAGAATGCGACGCCGGTGCCCTGCCGTTGGCGCTGGAGACGCTGAGCGACGCCGCGCGGCAAGCGTTGTCCAGCACCAGCTCGGAGCGGCTGCTGACGGCCGTGGTTGTGGACGTGGCCACCAGAGCCGAGGACAGGATTTTATATCATCACTATAATAAG AGCGGCGGCCTCCTGGTGGagcggcgcgcgcggcgaCTGGCGGCGtgggcgggcggcggcgcgggcggcgcgcgCGAGCGCTGTGCGCGtctcgccgccgccgccgcgctgcTGGCGCTCGACCGCGCGCACCACGCCGTCTCCAGCGCCAGGCTCACGCCGCACCAGGCGAGGGACTTCCTCATACGAAG AACCGACTTCAAGATAGAAGATATCAAAAGGttgaaactataa